The genomic window GAAGGGATCGAGTGGGCTTCCGTAAACACCAAAAATGTCGTTCTTTCCAACCCTGTCGACTAGATAAACTGGAAGGTCACGTATAAACTCCCTGCCATCGTGATCGAGCTTTTCCCACGTGTACTTCAGGGCCCGCTTTATATATTCTGGGTAGTTCACGCGATCGATGTAGTCCGGCCCCTCACTATGTGGATCGCTTTCTGCTATAACCTGGTCGAACTCACCGCGGATGACCTTAACACGGTTGTTCCTTATAAGGTCGTCCAGGGCATCCAGGACCTCTCTCGGATACGGGAACAGGCCAACCACGTTTCCAAGGATGTAGTACTTTTCAATTTCGTAGCCCTCCTCTTTGAGGGTCTCTATCTTTTCAAGAGCCTTTGCAAGGGCTGGGAGGTTGCCGTTTACGTTTGCCAGAACCGCAACGTACACCATCCTCCCACCTCCAGTTTTTTCTTACCAAAATATACTAAAAGAGGTAGGATATTTAAATGTTTTGGGTCGAGAGGTAACTTCAGAATTGAGCAAAGCCCTTCTTTTTCCTGTGCCTCACCTCTACGTTCATGCTTACTAGGTAGAGAAGGATGGCGTCCTCCACCATTTATCTCACCTCCTGGAGTTTCTTTGGGTTTTTTGGTGCCTCCTTACAAAACTACAATACGAGTTAGATTGTAAACTTGAGGCCCGAAGTTTGGGTGAGAATACTTTTCGAGCTTCAGTGTTGAGGGTTTGCCTGTTTTGATGTCAAACGGCATTTATAATAACAATCCCATACCCCCAGGAAACCCTAAAACGAGCCGCAGCCTTTTGATGAATCCTTGCCAGACAACGTTCTTTGACAAAAGTTTCTATGGCGGACCGGCGGGGATTTGAACCCCGGACCTGCGGCTTAGGAGGCCGCCGCCCTATCCTAGCTAGGCTACCGGTCCACTGCCCGCTATTCCCTCCAAGGGAAGGGTATTTAAAGTTTACGGTGTATTCTTCCCGGTGGTGAGAATGGTGGACGAGCTGGACCTTAGGATACTCTCTCTGCTCCAGGAGAACGCTAGGCTCTCTTATCGCGAGATAGCCCGCGAATTGAAGGTAGCGGTTGGAACAGTGTATAACCGTATCAAGAGGATGGAAGAGGAGGGGATAATAAAGGGTTTTGCGCCCATTCTTGACTACGAGAAGCTTGGCTTCGGCCTCACTACAGTCATAGGGGTCAAAGCCCAGGGCAGGAGGATAGTTGAGATAGAGCGAGAAATAGCCCAGAGCAACCGGGTGATAATGGTCTACGACATAACGGGGGAGTTCGACATAGTCGTGGTTGCCAAGTTCAAGGACAGGGCTGATATGAACCGCTTTGTCAAGTGGCTCCTCTCGCTGGAAGGGGTGGAAAAAACGAACACGAGCGTGGCGATGCAGGTTGTGAAGGAAGATCTGAGGCTTAAACTAACGGAGGACTAGAACCTCGTCCAAGAAGCGCTTGGCAAAGTCATCAAAGCTCTCAACCGGAAGCTTTACCTCTTTCCCGTTGACTCTTCCCTCGAATACGAGCATCCTGGCGGTTATCTCGCGTATCTTTTTGAAGTCCGAGTTCTTGGCTATTGTGCTCTCAAGGACCTCT from Thermococcus sp. MAR1 includes these protein-coding regions:
- a CDS encoding metallophosphoesterase translates to MVYVAVLANVNGNLPALAKALEKIETLKEEGYEIEKYYILGNVVGLFPYPREVLDALDDLIRNNRVKVIRGEFDQVIAESDPHSEGPDYIDRVNYPEYIKRALKYTWEKLDHDGREFIRDLPVYLVDRVGKNDIFGVYGSPLDPFGGIVLPEQPTSYYETIMRSVKDYEILFVASPRYPVNAMTRYGRIICPGSIGFPPGREHKATFALVDVDTLHTKFIEVDYDKKLIEDRIRGEGLPGELVRILYHGRI
- a CDS encoding Lrp/AsnC family transcriptional regulator; its protein translation is MVDELDLRILSLLQENARLSYREIARELKVAVGTVYNRIKRMEEEGIIKGFAPILDYEKLGFGLTTVIGVKAQGRRIVEIEREIAQSNRVIMVYDITGEFDIVVVAKFKDRADMNRFVKWLLSLEGVEKTNTSVAMQVVKEDLRLKLTED